Proteins from a genomic interval of Nitrospirota bacterium:
- the thpR gene encoding RNA 2',3'-cyclic phosphodiesterase, whose protein sequence is MLRCFIAIELPEEIKKSLAETQTALKKYGAEIRWVRPENIHLTLKFLGDTEEEQLEKISANISEACRGFKAFSLKMTGLGVFPGMRSPKVLWAGLNGSNNIIDLQKGIDISMAHFGFKPEKREFSPHLTIGRFRSLANKDALLEAVTSGKVKNQGSFEVKTVALIKSSLTASGSVYTKISEALLAKP, encoded by the coding sequence ATGCTGAGATGTTTTATCGCCATAGAGCTGCCTGAAGAGATAAAGAAGTCACTGGCGGAAACCCAGACAGCGCTTAAAAAATACGGGGCTGAGATAAGGTGGGTCAGGCCGGAAAACATCCATCTTACACTCAAGTTCCTGGGCGATACAGAAGAAGAGCAACTTGAGAAGATATCAGCGAATATCAGCGAGGCATGCAGAGGCTTTAAGGCCTTCAGCCTAAAGATGACCGGGCTGGGAGTATTCCCCGGAATGAGGTCGCCGAAGGTATTGTGGGCAGGCTTGAACGGCAGCAATAATATCATTGATCTTCAGAAAGGCATTGATATCAGCATGGCCCATTTCGGATTTAAGCCTGAGAAGAGAGAATTCAGCCCGCATCTGACGATAGGGAGGTTCAGGTCACTTGCAAACAAAGATGCCCTGCTCGAAGCGGTCACGTCAGGGAAGGTGAAGAACCAGGGGTCATTTGAGGTTAAGACAGTAGCATTGATAAAGAGCAGCCTTACAGCTTCAGGGTCTGTATATACAAAGATCTCAGAGGCGCTTTTGGCTAAACCATAA
- a CDS encoding phosphatidylglycerophosphatase A has protein sequence MLKKLPQHIATLGFVGFMPIAPGTWGTGAAAVLVYLLAYMLDMTTIRGDWLLISIFIPLFILGVYAAGKSEKLLGKTDSGHIVIDEVCGYLITMLFLPKTLPWLIAGFFVFRLFDVVKPAPVRQVEKAVHGGLGVMLDDVLAAVYSNICLQLFRLIY, from the coding sequence ATGTTAAAAAAGCTGCCGCAGCACATAGCCACACTCGGTTTTGTAGGCTTCATGCCGATAGCGCCCGGCACATGGGGCACTGGCGCTGCCGCTGTCCTTGTATATCTGCTTGCATATATGCTGGACATGACAACTATTCGGGGAGACTGGCTCCTCATCTCAATATTCATCCCGCTCTTCATCCTCGGCGTCTATGCGGCAGGCAAGTCTGAAAAGCTGCTCGGAAAGACAGACAGCGGACATATCGTGATCGACGAGGTCTGCGGCTATCTGATAACCATGCTCTTTCTTCCAAAGACGCTGCCGTGGCTCATCGCAGGATTCTTTGTATTCAGGCTCTTTGATGTGGTCAAGCCCGCTCCTGTCAGGCAGGTTGAGAAGGCTGTGCACGGAGGCCTGGGGGTCATGCTTGATGATGTGCTTGCTGCTGTATATTCCAATATCTGCCTGCAGCTCTTCAGGTTAATTTATTAA
- a CDS encoding OsmC family protein encodes MPKATVKLIDGMQFTGSADSGHKVIMDAPASSGGRNIGSRPMELLMMGLGGCTGMDVISIMRKKQQIVTGFEINVFAEQAETDPHRYTSFHIEYVVKGKDVSEEALKRAIQLSLDKYCSVGATLGAGAKIEHSYKIIEG; translated from the coding sequence ATGCCGAAGGCTACAGTTAAGCTGATTGACGGGATGCAGTTTACGGGAAGCGCAGATTCAGGACATAAAGTAATAATGGATGCGCCTGCTTCTTCAGGCGGCAGGAATATTGGCTCAAGGCCTATGGAACTCTTAATGATGGGACTGGGCGGATGCACAGGGATGGATGTCATATCAATAATGAGGAAGAAGCAGCAGATAGTGACAGGCTTCGAGATAAACGTCTTTGCCGAGCAGGCTGAAACCGACCCGCATAGATACACCTCGTTCCATATCGAGTATGTAGTAAAAGGAAAGGATGTATCTGAGGAGGCTCTGAAGAGGGCGATACAACTCTCGCTTGATAAGTACTGCTCTGTAGGCGCAACACTTGGAGCAGGAGCGAAGATCGAACATTCCTATAAAATAATAGAGGGATAA